From one Gammaproteobacteria bacterium genomic stretch:
- a CDS encoding glycoside hydrolase family 18 protein — MLNNVYKKITIILGIVPCLILSSIVTATPEPIVMSYWENWATYQHFPMPNNAHGSKNAVLSDQIKNINALAYTFLIVGNDGSLQFSDTWSDLDPNSEQDKNFCRASPSSCIDFPQKAGLGNFNAFTKTGIKHHFISVGGAGQDRAFEKALEHPEKFVASLKALVEIYPIDAVDIDYEPEKGVPPAYVKRFIALTDQIKAALPSITLSYAIIANKRNIEKFGSENWKKLGINLNYISIMGYDMHGAFERDNPHTALHSALMTQDEGHSIESTLQALNKVGISNDKIILGMPLYGRAVGGVTSDGIGQVFTQGVKGDMDPDNCSIQLNATNLCGGNFQYKTLVNQSYTPIPVTIGHQITGAYAYNANTKVFVSFDSPESAAAKAQYAIDNQLAGVMFWALRFDKPVNDPQSILAAVTKVYGQHNLSS, encoded by the coding sequence ATGCTAAACAACGTATATAAAAAAATCACAATCATACTCGGCATAGTGCCTTGCCTGATACTCTCATCGATCGTCACCGCCACCCCAGAACCGATCGTCATGAGTTATTGGGAAAATTGGGCCACTTACCAACATTTTCCGATGCCCAACAATGCCCATGGCAGTAAAAACGCTGTCTTAAGCGACCAAATCAAAAACATCAACGCACTAGCTTACACCTTCTTAATCGTAGGGAATGACGGCAGCCTACAATTTTCAGATACTTGGAGTGACCTTGACCCCAACAGCGAGCAAGACAAAAATTTCTGTCGTGCCTCACCATCAAGCTGCATCGACTTTCCGCAGAAAGCTGGGCTGGGAAATTTTAACGCCTTCACAAAAACAGGCATAAAACATCACTTCATCTCTGTTGGGGGTGCTGGTCAGGATAGAGCTTTTGAGAAGGCGTTAGAGCACCCTGAAAAATTTGTCGCCTCACTCAAGGCCTTGGTTGAAATTTACCCTATTGATGCGGTAGACATTGATTATGAGCCTGAAAAAGGTGTGCCACCTGCTTACGTTAAACGCTTCATAGCATTGACCGATCAAATCAAAGCGGCACTGCCATCCATTACTTTGTCATATGCAATTATCGCCAACAAACGTAATATTGAAAAATTTGGTTCCGAGAACTGGAAAAAATTAGGGATCAACCTGAACTACATCAGCATCATGGGCTATGATATGCATGGCGCCTTCGAGCGCGACAACCCCCACACTGCACTACACTCGGCTTTGATGACACAGGATGAGGGGCATAGTATCGAAAGCACCCTCCAGGCATTGAATAAAGTCGGTATTAGCAATGACAAAATTATTTTGGGTATGCCACTCTATGGCCGCGCGGTGGGCGGAGTAACCAGCGATGGTATTGGTCAGGTCTTCACACAAGGAGTGAAAGGCGATATGGATCCTGACAACTGCAGCATCCAACTCAATGCAACAAATCTTTGTGGCGGCAACTTTCAATACAAAACATTAGTCAATCAATCCTATACGCCTATACCTGTCACTATAGGTCACCAAATTACTGGTGCGTATGCCTACAATGCCAATACAAAAGTATTTGTTTCGTTCGACAGCCCCGAATCTGCTGCTGCGAAAGCACAATATGCTATAGACAATCAGTTAGCCGGTGTGATGTTTTGGGCATTACGATTCGACAAACCAGTCAATGATCCACAATCCATACTCGCAGCAGTAACAAAAGTATACGGACAACACAATCTCAGCAGTTAA
- a CDS encoding 4'-phosphopantetheinyl transferase superfamily protein — MNNTIHNPLQVWNIPLSVEESALEPMLKILTEEEKKNAAQFKFDKHRRRYIISHAVMRTILADQLQIPIEKLVISTLEKGKPFIPHNTLFFNLSHSEDLAVLAVSWQGNVGIDVEYMKNDLSTLDIGRRFFHPLEYDQLKNASPEQQHEFFYRCWTGKEAFLKTKGHGVANHLQSFALDFQDSKNTHIIFASDELKEFNDWHVYTYNPSDHFLSTIVSTTPQPDILIRSWNS, encoded by the coding sequence ATGAACAATACCATTCACAATCCACTTCAAGTTTGGAATATCCCACTTTCAGTAGAAGAATCTGCACTAGAGCCTATGCTGAAAATTTTAACAGAAGAAGAGAAAAAAAACGCCGCTCAATTTAAATTCGACAAACATCGCCGTCGATACATTATATCACATGCCGTGATGCGAACTATCCTAGCGGATCAACTCCAAATTCCCATAGAAAAGCTCGTAATTTCTACGCTAGAAAAAGGTAAGCCTTTTATTCCTCATAATACTTTATTTTTTAATCTCTCTCATTCCGAAGATCTGGCTGTACTCGCTGTCTCCTGGCAAGGTAATGTGGGCATCGATGTTGAATATATGAAAAACGATCTTAGCACTCTCGATATCGGACGTCGTTTTTTTCATCCCTTAGAATATGATCAATTGAAAAACGCTTCTCCAGAACAACAACATGAATTTTTTTATCGTTGTTGGACAGGTAAAGAAGCTTTTCTCAAAACAAAAGGCCATGGTGTAGCCAATCATTTGCAATCTTTTGCTTTAGATTTTCAAGACTCTAAAAATACTCATATCATATTTGCATCCGACGAATTAAAAGAATTTAATGACTGGCATGTTTACACGTACAATCCATCTGATCATTTTTTATCTACAATTGTCAGCACAACGCCACAACCCGATATCCTCATTCGAAGTTGGAATTCGTAA
- the rluD gene encoding 23S rRNA pseudouridine(1911/1915/1917) synthase RluD, with amino-acid sequence MKTIHLVTEVTAEMSDQRLDQVLSKTFPEYSRESFKQWILDKVVLVDGKVLRPRDKVLEGQKIEINAELTNDTRFLPESIALDIIYEDEAIIVLNKPVGLVVHPGAGNMEGTLLNALLHHDPQLAALPRAGIVHRLDKNTSGIMVVARTLPAHTSLITQLQNRTIIREYDTVVQGELISGGTIDMPIGRHHLQRTKMAIVASGKSAVTHYRIKERFLQFTRLAVKLETGRTHQIRVHMSHIHHSVLGDPVYGGRLKIPANCSENLREYLLHFRRQALHAIQLTLTHPMSQEEMSWEAPIPEDYLKLLELLRGQI; translated from the coding sequence ATGAAAACGATTCATTTAGTGACTGAAGTGACCGCAGAGATGTCGGATCAACGCCTCGATCAGGTGTTATCTAAGACATTTCCCGAGTATTCCAGAGAGAGTTTCAAACAGTGGATATTGGATAAGGTCGTGCTCGTGGACGGAAAAGTACTGCGGCCGCGTGATAAGGTGCTTGAAGGACAGAAAATTGAGATCAACGCAGAATTGACCAATGACACCCGTTTTCTTCCAGAATCTATCGCCTTAGACATTATTTACGAAGATGAAGCTATTATCGTGCTAAACAAACCAGTTGGGTTGGTTGTGCATCCCGGAGCAGGTAATATGGAAGGTACTTTACTCAATGCTTTGCTGCATCATGATCCTCAGTTAGCAGCATTACCCCGGGCAGGGATTGTTCATCGCTTAGATAAAAATACTTCGGGAATTATGGTGGTTGCTCGAACGTTACCTGCGCATACTTCCTTGATTACACAGCTTCAAAATCGCACGATTATTCGTGAATACGATACGGTCGTACAAGGCGAATTGATTTCAGGTGGAACTATTGATATGCCCATCGGACGTCATCATCTTCAGAGAACGAAAATGGCGATTGTGGCATCGGGAAAATCGGCTGTAACCCATTATCGAATTAAAGAACGATTTCTACAATTTACTCGATTAGCGGTAAAACTTGAAACAGGAAGAACTCATCAAATTCGAGTACATATGTCGCATATTCATCATTCAGTTTTAGGTGATCCTGTTTACGGAGGACGATTAAAAATTCCTGCAAATTGTTCGGAAAACTTACGTGAATATTTACTTCATTTTCGAAGACAAGCTCTACACGCTATTCAATTAACGCTTACGCATCCGATGAGTCAAGAAGAAATGTCATGGGAAGCACCTATCCCTGAAGATTATCTGAAATTATTGGAACTTTTGAGAGGTCAGATCTGA
- a CDS encoding NAD+ synthase, with amino-acid sequence MSNSLTIVMAQLNFFVGDIEGNTSKIIAHVQRARDELKGDVVVFPELAITGYPPEDLLLRPGLYSRVNAALQKLTATVKGIDVIVGFPWRDENNNRYNALAHIQNQKIITLYYKKALPNYSVFDEERYFTAGEKVGITTIKNIRVALSICEDLWVPEVMAAAKSEKAQLMISINASPFDMHKREIREETMAKRAQEGNMPIIYVNTVGGQDELVFDGGSMAINSDGNVEHHAPFYEEILEVVQISGEQTLKITSARLAPPMSLEARIYHALVLGVRDYIIKNGFDSVVIGLSGGIDSALTLVLAVDAIGANHVEALLMPSRYTAEISITAAQELADIVGVKNHIISIEPMFQAALESLATQFAGLPPDSTEENIQARVRGTLLMAVSNKSHAIVISTGNKSELSVGYCTLYGDMVGGFAALKDIPKTWVYRLSHYRNSLSKVIPQIIIDRPPTAELAKNQFDQDTLPPYDILDEILELYIEQDETWENIVAKGFDKETVLKVIRMIDRNEYKRRQAPVGVRVTQKAFGRDRRYPITSGFTRSQI; translated from the coding sequence ATGTCAAATTCTTTAACTATTGTCATGGCTCAATTAAATTTTTTCGTCGGCGATATTGAAGGCAACACTTCAAAAATAATTGCCCATGTTCAACGTGCACGCGATGAACTCAAGGGCGATGTTGTTGTATTTCCAGAATTAGCTATTACTGGCTACCCCCCAGAAGATTTATTATTACGTCCTGGCTTATATTCACGAGTCAATGCAGCTTTACAAAAATTAACAGCTACCGTTAAAGGAATTGATGTTATCGTAGGATTTCCGTGGCGTGATGAAAATAATAATCGCTATAATGCATTGGCCCATATTCAAAATCAAAAAATTATCACACTATATTATAAAAAAGCATTACCTAATTACAGCGTATTCGATGAAGAACGGTATTTTACTGCTGGAGAAAAAGTGGGTATAACCACTATTAAAAATATTCGAGTTGCGTTATCTATCTGTGAAGATCTTTGGGTTCCCGAAGTTATGGCTGCAGCTAAATCAGAAAAAGCACAACTGATGATTTCAATTAATGCTTCACCATTTGATATGCATAAACGCGAAATTCGCGAAGAAACCATGGCTAAACGCGCTCAAGAAGGCAACATGCCAATCATTTATGTCAACACCGTTGGTGGTCAAGATGAATTAGTTTTTGATGGTGGATCAATGGCAATAAATTCCGATGGTAATGTTGAACACCACGCTCCTTTTTATGAAGAAATTTTGGAAGTTGTACAGATTTCAGGTGAACAAACCTTGAAAATTACTTCCGCGCGATTAGCACCACCTATGTCACTTGAGGCCAGAATTTATCACGCACTCGTTTTAGGTGTGCGAGATTATATTATAAAAAATGGATTTGATTCAGTAGTCATAGGATTATCGGGCGGTATTGATTCTGCATTAACTCTAGTTCTAGCAGTTGATGCCATCGGAGCCAATCATGTTGAAGCACTGCTCATGCCTTCACGTTACACGGCTGAAATCAGTATAACGGCTGCCCAAGAGCTCGCCGATATTGTGGGCGTAAAAAATCACATAATTTCAATTGAGCCGATGTTTCAAGCAGCCTTAGAAAGTCTTGCAACACAATTTGCAGGCCTACCACCTGATAGTACTGAAGAAAATATTCAAGCTCGTGTGCGCGGCACTTTACTCATGGCAGTTTCTAACAAGAGTCACGCTATTGTAATTTCAACGGGTAATAAAAGTGAACTATCCGTTGGTTACTGCACACTTTACGGCGATATGGTTGGCGGTTTCGCCGCATTAAAAGATATTCCAAAAACCTGGGTATATCGATTATCACATTACCGAAATTCATTAAGCAAAGTAATTCCACAAATTATCATTGACCGCCCACCTACTGCAGAATTAGCTAAAAATCAATTCGATCAAGATACGTTGCCGCCTTATGATATTCTTGACGAAATTTTAGAATTGTACATCGAGCAAGATGAAACATGGGAAAATATTGTTGCAAAAGGATTTGATAAAGAAACGGTTCTAAAAGTCATTCGCATGATTGATCGTAATGAATATAAACGTCGACAAGCACCTGTAGGTGTTCGGGTAACCCAAAAAGCCTTTGGTCGAGATAGGCGCTACCCTATCACCTCAGGTTTTACGAGAAGTCAGATCTGA
- a CDS encoding Mth938-like domain-containing protein, with the protein MIEIRQDPSGGTYRIRGYQNNKVQINESSYEHSLIVCSHTLIENWRPRNIDDLQPSDWEAVIALQPKLVLLGTGSVLRFPADHIMAPLIEKKIGYEIMDTAAACRTFTILIAEDREVVAALIT; encoded by the coding sequence ATGATTGAAATAAGACAAGACCCATCAGGCGGTACCTACCGCATTCGAGGATATCAAAACAATAAGGTTCAGATTAATGAGTCCTCCTACGAACACAGCCTCATCGTCTGTAGCCACACTTTGATAGAAAACTGGCGCCCACGAAATATCGACGATTTACAACCTTCGGATTGGGAAGCTGTAATAGCCTTACAACCCAAACTCGTTTTACTAGGCACTGGATCAGTGTTACGATTTCCAGCAGATCATATTATGGCGCCGTTGATCGAGAAAAAAATTGGGTATGAAATAATGGATACTGCTGCAGCGTGTCGTACTTTTACAATTCTCATTGCAGAAGATCGAGAAGTTGTTGCAGCTCTAATAACCTGA
- the recJ gene encoding single-stranded-DNA-specific exonuclease RecJ: MVEEWRDIRYSNLLGGYVNKVIVRRKNRVLAQSEGLDPLLAQIFATRGITSLQELERDLRALLPFKDLGGIEQAVTVLFQALEQKKHILIVGDFDADGATSTALAVTALQNFGAQKVSYIVPNRFEYGYGLTPEIVEFAAQQNPDVLVTVDNGISSNEGVASAKSKGWQVVVTDHHLPGAQLPDADAIVNPNLRDDLFQSKALAGVGVIFYVMLALRSYCREQKWFEREGISEPNMAELLDLVALGTVADVVPLDQNNRILIHQGLSRIRGGMARPGILALLEIAGKKPAKLTASDLGFVVGPRLNAAGRLSDMSKGIACLLSTDILVARSLAQELDTLNRERKEIEWDMREQAIQNLKQIKMEKNLPVGLCIFDENWHQGVIGILASRIKEMHHRPVIAFAVSGKDEIKGSARSVTGLHIRDVLDAIASQHPGLVTKFGGHAMAAGLTLPRENFTAFAAAFDSEVRKHLNETDLCGQILSDGELTAIQLNLRTAELLRDAGPWGQGFPEPIFDGAFEVVQQRLLKEKHLKFTLKTTDNNFIDAIAFNIDNTKWPNHHCDQIHVAYRLDINEWQERRQVQLIIEHVEAINGGQ; encoded by the coding sequence ATGGTGGAAGAATGGAGGGATATTCGTTACTCTAATCTGTTAGGAGGTTACGTGAACAAAGTCATAGTGAGAAGGAAAAATCGAGTTTTAGCTCAGAGTGAGGGCTTGGACCCCCTATTAGCTCAAATATTCGCTACGCGCGGTATTACATCGCTACAAGAATTGGAGCGAGATTTACGAGCATTATTGCCCTTTAAAGATTTAGGCGGCATAGAACAAGCCGTGACTGTGTTGTTTCAGGCCTTGGAACAGAAGAAGCATATTTTGATCGTAGGCGATTTTGATGCGGACGGTGCAACGAGTACTGCACTTGCGGTTACCGCATTGCAAAATTTTGGGGCCCAAAAAGTTTCCTATATAGTGCCTAATCGGTTTGAGTACGGATATGGTTTAACGCCTGAAATAGTAGAGTTTGCTGCACAACAGAATCCTGATGTATTAGTCACGGTCGATAATGGAATTTCTAGTAACGAAGGTGTCGCTAGCGCTAAATCGAAAGGATGGCAAGTGGTAGTCACGGATCACCATTTACCCGGTGCTCAATTACCCGATGCTGATGCCATCGTGAATCCCAATCTTCGAGATGATCTTTTCCAGAGTAAAGCCTTGGCTGGCGTCGGTGTGATTTTTTATGTGATGTTGGCTCTGCGTAGCTATTGTCGTGAACAAAAATGGTTTGAACGCGAGGGAATCTCAGAACCGAATATGGCAGAGTTATTGGATTTAGTTGCATTAGGTACCGTCGCTGATGTGGTGCCATTAGATCAAAATAATCGAATATTAATTCATCAAGGACTATCGCGCATCCGTGGAGGAATGGCACGTCCTGGAATTTTGGCATTATTAGAAATAGCCGGAAAAAAACCAGCAAAATTAACGGCGAGTGATTTAGGTTTTGTTGTAGGGCCACGATTAAATGCTGCGGGTCGATTATCCGATATGTCAAAAGGTATTGCGTGTTTATTATCTACTGATATTTTAGTGGCACGAAGTTTAGCTCAGGAATTAGACACTCTAAATCGAGAAAGAAAAGAAATAGAATGGGATATGCGTGAGCAAGCTATTCAAAATTTAAAACAAATTAAAATGGAAAAGAATTTGCCTGTAGGATTGTGTATTTTTGACGAAAATTGGCATCAAGGCGTGATAGGCATTCTCGCATCTAGAATTAAAGAAATGCATCATAGACCAGTAATTGCCTTTGCAGTGAGCGGGAAGGACGAAATAAAAGGATCTGCGCGCTCTGTCACTGGACTACATATCCGTGATGTTTTAGATGCCATCGCGAGTCAGCACCCTGGACTAGTGACAAAATTTGGTGGCCATGCAATGGCCGCGGGATTGACACTTCCTCGTGAAAATTTCACCGCATTTGCAGCAGCTTTCGATAGTGAAGTGCGAAAACATCTTAATGAGACCGATTTATGCGGACAAATTTTATCAGATGGTGAATTAACTGCCATTCAATTAAACTTGCGTACAGCTGAATTATTGCGTGACGCGGGTCCGTGGGGGCAAGGTTTCCCTGAACCTATTTTTGACGGAGCATTCGAAGTGGTACAACAGCGACTATTAAAAGAAAAACATCTTAAATTTACGCTAAAAACGACCGATAATAATTTTATAGATGCTATTGCCTTTAATATTGATAATACCAAATGGCCAAATCATCACTGCGATCAAATACACGTAGCTTATAGACTCGATATTAATGAATGGCAAGAAAGACGCCAGGTACAATTAATTATAGAACATGTGGAAGCCATTAATGGTGGACAATAA
- the dusA gene encoding tRNA dihydrouridine(20/20a) synthase DusA — MVDNNLLNRTISIAPMMDCTDRHYRYFARLITHHTLLYTEMVTQDAIIHGHREKLLDFDPIEKPIALQIGGSDPLKLAECARIGEQWGYDEINLNVGCPSDRVQAGRFGACLMKEPELVKECLSAMKEAVKIPVTIKTRIGVDEQDSYEALKEFVHTLIESGINIFVIHARKAWLKGLSPRQNREVPPLRYDVVYKLKKDFPDLTIVINGGIETLEAVDEHLQHVDAVMLGRAAYHNPYLLSRVDQDFYSDKSTIPTRLQIVEAMLPYIDKHLENGGRLHQITRHMVGLFHGVDGARVWRQKLSKECTKFDSDSSILKKIIARGQI; from the coding sequence ATGGTGGACAATAATCTTTTGAACCGTACTATTTCCATTGCGCCTATGATGGATTGTACTGACCGTCATTATCGTTATTTTGCGCGATTAATAACACATCATACATTGTTGTACACAGAAATGGTGACTCAAGATGCCATCATACACGGACATCGAGAAAAACTTTTAGACTTCGATCCAATTGAAAAACCTATTGCGTTACAAATTGGCGGAAGTGACCCACTTAAATTAGCAGAATGTGCTCGAATAGGAGAGCAGTGGGGTTATGACGAAATTAATTTAAATGTAGGTTGCCCGAGTGATCGAGTTCAAGCTGGTCGATTTGGTGCTTGCTTGATGAAGGAGCCTGAGTTAGTAAAAGAATGTTTATCAGCGATGAAAGAAGCAGTAAAAATTCCTGTGACAATAAAAACTCGCATTGGAGTTGATGAACAAGATTCTTATGAGGCACTAAAAGAGTTTGTTCATACTCTCATAGAAAGTGGGATCAATATCTTTGTTATTCATGCACGCAAAGCGTGGTTAAAAGGTTTGAGCCCACGTCAAAATCGTGAAGTACCACCTTTAAGATATGATGTTGTTTATAAACTCAAAAAAGATTTCCCTGATCTTACGATCGTCATTAATGGTGGCATTGAAACTTTGGAAGCAGTCGATGAACATCTGCAGCACGTCGATGCTGTTATGTTAGGACGTGCTGCGTATCATAATCCTTATTTGTTATCGCGTGTCGATCAAGATTTTTATTCTGATAAATCAACAATACCAACTCGTCTGCAAATTGTAGAAGCAATGTTACCCTATATTGATAAGCATTTAGAAAATGGGGGTCGATTACATCAAATTACCCGTCACATGGTGGGGTTATTTCACGGAGTTGATGGAGCACGAGTGTGGCGACAAAAATTGAGTAAGGAATGTACTAAATTTGATTCGGATTCATCGATTTTGAAAAAAATCATTGCAAGGGGTCAGATCTAA
- a CDS encoding SEL1-like repeat protein, whose protein sequence is MVKFIAVILTAFFLPAMAYASENTDNWFDNYRTNTSNAISQALEKNLGKDQSFESGVRALSTEDYANAFKLLLERAEDGYPPAQLLIARLYFSGKGVNKDIKQALQWYQKAAEQKLGDAQVDLGVIYTLGKSVEKDEKLGRSWFEKAAAQGLPDAQFFLAACYYEGVGGPRDDKKAFQNLQAAAQQNLPVAQYYLSSLYFHGEGTKKDDERSFYWMKAAADNDYTPALNDLAIYYARGTGTKKNEAKAYELYNYAAGLGDSAAMYNVGYVLLKGQGVKQDPTRAIKWLELSAQNHVPCAALDLGVVYTEGKYVKQDSTAAKEWFRNAIKYATNSETFTLNLPFTPESSKIGPVADQFAEFMVNKTLNASTPPTTSDAQKLMQDIAKQFSDKCWQ, encoded by the coding sequence ATGGTAAAATTCATTGCAGTAATCCTTACGGCATTTTTCTTGCCTGCGATGGCTTACGCCTCAGAGAATACGGATAATTGGTTCGACAATTATCGTACCAATACAAGCAATGCAATTTCCCAAGCACTTGAAAAAAATCTAGGTAAAGATCAATCTTTTGAAAGTGGTGTGAGAGCACTATCAACTGAAGATTATGCGAACGCGTTCAAGTTACTCTTGGAACGAGCAGAAGATGGTTATCCTCCCGCTCAACTTCTCATCGCGCGACTGTATTTTTCTGGCAAAGGTGTCAATAAAGATATTAAACAGGCTTTGCAATGGTACCAAAAAGCTGCGGAGCAGAAACTTGGAGACGCTCAAGTCGATCTTGGTGTCATTTACACACTTGGAAAAAGCGTTGAAAAAGATGAAAAATTAGGCCGAAGCTGGTTTGAAAAAGCAGCCGCTCAAGGACTTCCTGATGCGCAATTTTTTCTCGCTGCATGCTATTACGAAGGTGTAGGCGGTCCTCGCGATGATAAAAAAGCTTTTCAAAATCTTCAAGCAGCAGCTCAGCAAAATTTACCGGTTGCTCAATATTATTTATCGTCTCTTTATTTTCATGGTGAAGGCACCAAAAAAGATGATGAACGCTCATTTTATTGGATGAAAGCTGCGGCAGATAACGATTACACCCCTGCCTTAAATGATCTTGCCATTTACTATGCTCGAGGTACTGGCACGAAAAAAAATGAAGCCAAAGCTTATGAATTGTACAATTATGCGGCGGGTCTTGGTGATAGCGCAGCCATGTATAATGTCGGTTATGTTCTGCTTAAAGGTCAAGGTGTCAAACAAGACCCTACACGAGCAATCAAATGGTTAGAGCTATCCGCTCAAAATCATGTTCCTTGCGCTGCCCTAGACTTAGGCGTCGTTTATACCGAAGGAAAATATGTTAAACAAGATTCGACTGCAGCAAAAGAATGGTTCCGAAATGCGATTAAGTACGCAACTAATTCTGAAACATTTACATTGAATTTACCATTTACTCCCGAATCTTCTAAGATCGGTCCCGTGGCTGATCAATTTGCGGAATTTATGGTTAATAAAACCTTAAATGCTTCTACTCCTCCAACGACCTCTGATGCACAAAAATTAATGCAAGATATTGCAAAACAATTTTCTGATAAGTGTTGGCAGTAA
- a CDS encoding oxidative damage protection protein: MTRKIFCLKLQKEAHGLTHPPYPGDIGQEIYDHISTEAWQLWLDHQTMLINENRLVLTDTAAKEFLKSEMVKFLFKGGSDKPAGYVPPDK; encoded by the coding sequence ATGACACGTAAAATATTTTGTCTGAAATTGCAAAAAGAAGCTCACGGCCTCACTCACCCCCCCTACCCTGGCGATATCGGCCAAGAAATTTATGACCATATCAGCACTGAAGCTTGGCAGCTTTGGCTAGATCATCAAACCATGCTGATCAACGAGAACCGCCTCGTCCTTACTGATACAGCAGCTAAAGAATTTTTAAAAAGTGAAATGGTTAAATTTTTATTCAAGGGTGGATCCGATAAACCAGCGGGCTATGTACCCCCAGATAAATAA
- the mutY gene encoding A/G-specific adenine glycosylase, whose protein sequence is MEHTINSSQFQQRVLQWYDQEGRKDLPWQQNITPYRVWVSEIMLQQTQVNTVIPYFNRFMQKFPQVDDLAKAKLDEVLHLWTGLGYYARARNLHKTANIVVANFNGEFPKNVEELSQLPGIGRSTAGAILSISHDQFAPILDGNVKRVLSRVFAVPGWPGDISVAKKLWSIAEHYTPQNRCRDYTQAMMDLGALLCTRTKPSCTICPLENFCQAFATKNPQDYPGKKPRKSLPVRVKQFLILIHNNKVLLENRPQSGIWGGLWSLPECEQNTQPKEYCESLYSCKIKSIKTLPVTRHTFSHFHLDINPVILNVQRWPSHIKENDPYCWIDTNGTIELGLAAPVKQLLQQLTDTISSL, encoded by the coding sequence ATGGAACACACAATTAACTCATCACAATTTCAGCAACGCGTTTTACAGTGGTACGATCAAGAAGGTCGAAAAGATTTACCCTGGCAACAAAATATCACGCCCTATCGAGTATGGGTGTCTGAAATCATGTTGCAACAAACGCAAGTGAATACTGTAATTCCCTACTTTAATCGTTTTATGCAAAAATTTCCGCAAGTTGATGATTTAGCGAAAGCAAAATTAGATGAAGTGCTTCATTTATGGACAGGACTCGGTTACTACGCTCGCGCAAGAAATCTGCATAAAACGGCCAATATAGTTGTTGCTAATTTTAATGGCGAATTTCCAAAAAATGTTGAAGAACTTTCACAATTGCCCGGAATTGGACGATCTACTGCGGGTGCAATCCTTAGCATTTCTCACGATCAATTCGCCCCTATTTTAGATGGTAATGTAAAACGTGTTTTGAGCCGAGTTTTTGCTGTTCCAGGTTGGCCTGGTGATATATCTGTTGCAAAAAAACTCTGGAGTATAGCTGAACACTATACGCCTCAAAATCGTTGTAGGGATTACACCCAAGCTATGATGGATTTAGGCGCCCTACTTTGTACTCGAACAAAACCGTCTTGTACAATTTGCCCTTTGGAAAATTTCTGCCAGGCCTTTGCAACGAAAAACCCTCAAGATTATCCTGGAAAAAAACCACGTAAATCTCTTCCTGTTCGAGTAAAACAATTTTTAATTCTCATACATAATAATAAAGTTCTTTTAGAAAATAGACCTCAGAGCGGAATTTGGGGAGGATTATGGAGCCTACCAGAATGCGAACAAAATACTCAACCTAAAGAATATTGCGAAAGTCTGTACTCTTGCAAAATTAAATCCATTAAAACCTTGCCTGTTACTCGACATACTTTTAGTCACTTTCACCTCGATATTAATCCCGTTATACTGAACGTTCAACGATGGCCATCTCACATTAAGGAGAACGATCCGTACTGCTGGATTGATACAAACGGGACTATTGAATTAGGATTAGCCGCACCCGTTAAACAGTTATTGCAACAACTTACCGATACTATTTCATCACTCTAA